In Pseudomonas lalkuanensis, the following are encoded in one genomic region:
- a CDS encoding DUF2796 domain-containing protein, whose translation MRRLLLALPFALLPLAAVQANEHDHDHEHDSLGAHEHGVARLNAALDGNTLELELESPAMNLVGFEHAASSNADKAKVAAVRNELESPLVLFGLPQAASCKVASQELESPLFGADEHHDEHAKGHDHKHSEVHAHYRFECATPDALKSLDLAGLFKRFPATLKIQVQLIGPNGQQGAELSQSNATLSF comes from the coding sequence ATGCGCCGCCTGCTGCTTGCCCTGCCCTTCGCTTTGCTGCCCCTGGCCGCTGTCCAGGCCAATGAGCACGATCATGATCACGAGCACGACAGCCTTGGCGCCCACGAGCACGGCGTAGCGCGCCTTAACGCTGCGCTGGACGGCAATACCCTTGAGCTGGAACTGGAAAGCCCGGCGATGAACCTGGTGGGCTTCGAGCATGCCGCCAGCAGCAATGCCGACAAAGCCAAGGTCGCGGCCGTCCGTAACGAGCTGGAAAGTCCCCTGGTGCTCTTCGGCCTTCCCCAGGCGGCCAGCTGCAAAGTCGCGTCCCAGGAACTGGAAAGTCCACTGTTCGGCGCTGACGAGCACCATGACGAACATGCCAAGGGCCATGACCACAAGCACAGTGAAGTCCACGCCCATTACCGGTTCGAGTGCGCCACCCCCGATGCGCTGAAGTCCCTGGATCTCGCCGGGCTGTTCAAGCGCTTCCCTGCCACGCTGAAAATTCAGGTACAACTGATCGGCCCGAACGGGCAGCAAGGCGCGGAATTGAGTCAGTCCAACGCCACCCTGAGCTTCTAA
- the ribD gene encoding bifunctional diaminohydroxyphosphoribosylaminopyrimidine deaminase/5-amino-6-(5-phosphoribosylamino)uracil reductase RibD, with the protein MAASDQACMARALELARKGIYSTHPNPRVGCVIVRDGQVVGEGWHVRAGEPHAEVHALRQAGELAHGATAYVTLEPCSHHGRTPPCADALVAAGVGRVVAAMQDPNPQVAGRGLKRLADAGIAVESGVLEAEARALNAGFIKRMEQGLPFLRVKLAMSLDGRTAMASGESQWITGPAARSAVQRLRARASVVLTGADTVLTDAARLTVRADELGLDPELTALAVSRPPLRVLIDGRLRVPLDAPFFQAGPALVATASDCSRDAYAGHELLAVPGADGHVDLRKLLQELASRGVNEVLVEAGPRLAGAFAQAGLVDEYQIFIAAKFLGSSARPLLDWPLARMAEAQELNIVEMRAVGDDWRVIAIPRATA; encoded by the coding sequence ATGGCCGCCAGCGACCAGGCCTGCATGGCCCGCGCCCTCGAGCTGGCGCGCAAAGGCATCTATTCCACCCATCCCAATCCGCGCGTCGGTTGCGTCATCGTTCGCGATGGCCAGGTCGTCGGCGAAGGCTGGCACGTCCGCGCCGGCGAGCCCCACGCCGAAGTCCATGCGCTGCGCCAGGCTGGCGAGCTGGCCCATGGCGCCACCGCCTACGTCACCCTCGAACCCTGCAGCCATCACGGCCGCACGCCGCCTTGTGCCGATGCACTGGTGGCCGCCGGGGTGGGACGCGTGGTGGCAGCCATGCAGGACCCCAATCCCCAGGTGGCCGGCCGTGGTCTGAAGCGGCTGGCCGATGCTGGCATCGCTGTCGAAAGCGGCGTGCTGGAGGCCGAGGCGCGGGCGCTGAATGCCGGTTTCATCAAGCGCATGGAGCAGGGTCTGCCCTTCCTGCGGGTCAAGCTGGCCATGAGCCTGGACGGGCGCACCGCCATGGCGAGCGGCGAAAGCCAGTGGATAACCGGCCCGGCTGCCCGCTCGGCGGTGCAACGCCTGCGCGCCCGCGCCAGCGTGGTGCTGACCGGCGCCGATACCGTGCTCACCGATGCCGCGCGCCTCACCGTCCGCGCGGACGAGTTGGGCCTCGATCCTGAACTCACTGCCCTGGCGGTCAGTCGTCCGCCCTTGCGGGTGCTGATTGATGGCCGCCTGCGGGTGCCGCTGGACGCGCCCTTTTTCCAGGCAGGGCCGGCACTGGTGGCGACCGCCAGTGATTGCAGCCGGGACGCCTATGCGGGCCATGAACTACTGGCAGTGCCTGGCGCCGATGGCCATGTCGACCTGCGCAAGCTGTTGCAGGAACTGGCCAGCCGTGGCGTGAACGAAGTCCTGGTGGAAGCCGGCCCGCGCCTGGCCGGTGCCTTCGCCCAGGCCGGACTGGTGGATGAGTACCAGATCTTCATCGCCGCCAAGTTCCTCGGCTCCAGCGCCCGCCCGCTGCTGGACTGGCCCCTGGCGCGGATGGCGGAAGCCCAGGAACTGAACATCGTCGAAATGCGTGCTGTGGGCGACGACTGGCGAGTCATCGCGATACCCCGCGCCACTGCCTGA
- a CDS encoding ABC transporter permease: MYLLRLALASLANRRFTALLTVFAIALSVCLLLAVERVRTEARASFASTISGTDLIVGARSGSVNLLLYSVFRIGNATNNIRWDSFETISKDKRVKWAIPISLGDSHRGYRVMGTSAAYFDHYRFGRGQPLRLAEGKPFADMFEVVLGAEVAKALHYKLGDKLVLAHGVSSVSLVRHDDKPFTVVGILARTGTPVDRTLHISLAGMEALHVDWQNGVPARGAGKVSADQARAMDLQPRAITAFMLGLNSKIATFALQRQINEYRGEPLLAILPGVALQELWSLMGTAEKALFVVSLFVVLTGLIGMLTAILTSLNERRREMAILRSVGARPWHVGSLLVLEAFALALAGTVLGVGLLYLGIGLSQGYVQANYGLYLPLALPSPYEWTLLGAILAAALLMGVVPAWRAYRQSLADGLSIRL, translated from the coding sequence ATGTATCTGCTGCGCCTGGCCCTGGCCAGCCTCGCCAACCGCCGTTTCACCGCCCTGCTGACGGTGTTCGCCATTGCCCTGTCGGTCTGCCTGCTGCTGGCAGTCGAGCGCGTGCGTACCGAAGCCCGTGCCAGCTTCGCCAGCACCATCAGCGGCACCGACCTGATCGTCGGCGCCCGCTCCGGCTCGGTGAACCTGCTGCTCTATTCGGTGTTCCGCATCGGTAACGCCACCAACAACATCCGCTGGGACAGCTTCGAAACCATCAGCAAGGACAAGCGGGTGAAGTGGGCCATCCCCATTTCCCTTGGCGACTCCCATCGCGGCTACCGCGTCATGGGCACCAGCGCGGCCTATTTCGATCACTACCGTTTTGGCCGCGGCCAGCCGCTGCGACTGGCCGAGGGCAAGCCTTTCGCCGACATGTTCGAGGTGGTGCTCGGTGCCGAAGTGGCCAAGGCCCTGCACTACAAGCTGGGGGACAAGCTGGTGCTGGCCCACGGCGTCAGCAGCGTCAGCCTGGTACGGCACGACGACAAACCGTTCACGGTGGTCGGCATCCTCGCGCGCACCGGCACGCCGGTGGATCGCACCCTGCACATTTCCCTGGCAGGCATGGAGGCACTGCACGTCGACTGGCAGAACGGCGTGCCCGCGCGCGGCGCCGGCAAGGTCAGCGCCGACCAGGCCCGCGCCATGGACCTGCAGCCCAGGGCCATCACCGCCTTCATGCTCGGCCTCAACAGCAAGATCGCCACCTTCGCGCTGCAACGGCAGATCAACGAATACCGTGGCGAGCCGCTGCTGGCGATCCTGCCTGGCGTGGCGCTGCAGGAGCTCTGGAGCCTGATGGGAACGGCGGAGAAGGCGCTCTTCGTGGTCTCGCTGTTCGTGGTACTGACCGGCCTGATCGGCATGCTCACCGCCATCCTCACCAGCCTCAACGAGCGTCGCCGGGAAATGGCCATCCTCCGTTCCGTGGGCGCCCGGCCCTGGCACGTCGGCAGCCTGCTGGTGCTGGAAGCCTTCGCCCTGGCCTTGGCGGGGACGGTGCTGGGCGTGGGATTGCTATACCTCGGCATCGGGCTCAGCCAGGGCTATGTGCAGGCGAACTACGGGCTCTACCTGCCGCTGGCCCTGCCCAGCCCCTATGAGTGGACGCTGCTCGGCGCTATTCTGGCCGCCGCCCTGCTGATGGGCGTGGTGCCAGCCTGGCGTGCCTACCGGCAGTCGCTGGCCGACGGTCTTTCCATTCGCCTGTGA
- the nrdR gene encoding transcriptional regulator NrdR, with translation MHCPFCGAHDTKVIDSRLVAEGDQVRRRRECLACEERFTTFETAELVMPRLIKQDGSRQPFDEEKLRAGMQRALEKRPVSVERLEAAIAHIKHKLRATGEREVKSRVLGELVMAELQKLDEVAYIRFASVYRRFQDLNEFREEIERLAREPSKD, from the coding sequence ATGCACTGTCCCTTCTGCGGCGCCCACGACACCAAGGTCATTGATTCGCGGCTGGTAGCCGAGGGCGACCAGGTGCGCCGTCGCCGCGAGTGCCTGGCCTGCGAAGAACGCTTCACCACCTTCGAGACCGCCGAACTGGTGATGCCCCGGCTGATCAAGCAGGACGGCAGCCGCCAGCCCTTCGACGAAGAGAAGCTGCGCGCCGGCATGCAACGTGCGCTGGAGAAGCGCCCGGTGAGCGTCGAGCGCCTGGAAGCGGCCATCGCCCATATCAAGCACAAGCTGCGCGCCACCGGCGAGCGCGAAGTGAAGTCGCGGGTGCTGGGTGAGCTGGTGATGGCCGAGCTGCAGAAGCTCGACGAAGTTGCCTATATCCGTTTCGCGTCGGTCTACCGGCGCTTCCAGGACCTCAACGAGTTCCGCGAGGAAATCGAGCGCCTGGCTCGAGAGCCGTCGAAAGACTGA
- a CDS encoding YbaY family lipoprotein — translation MRPLLPLLLAALLAACASEEPAPQLPAPTQKPRVEATPAHMRELTGVLQTPPSGSEVELALMSIDSRDRPQRLLGSLVLNGNGGPLPFRLLFNPKSFPRGERVELRGRASHSGRLILKLQPRLILQPESQTLGPLQMVPAP, via the coding sequence ATGCGCCCACTCCTCCCCCTGCTCCTGGCCGCCCTGCTCGCGGCCTGTGCCAGCGAAGAGCCTGCCCCGCAACTGCCCGCGCCGACGCAGAAACCCAGGGTGGAAGCGACGCCGGCCCATATGCGCGAGCTTACCGGCGTATTGCAGACGCCACCGTCCGGCAGTGAAGTCGAGCTGGCGCTGATGTCGATCGATTCCCGCGACCGCCCGCAACGCCTGCTGGGCAGCCTCGTACTGAACGGCAATGGCGGCCCGCTGCCCTTCCGCCTGCTGTTCAACCCGAAATCCTTCCCCCGTGGCGAGCGCGTGGAACTGCGTGGTCGCGCCAGCCACTCCGGACGCCTGATCCTCAAACTGCAACCACGTCTCATCCTGCAGCCGGAAAGCCAGACCCTCGGCCCACTCCAGATGGTGCCCGCGCCATGA
- a CDS encoding class I SAM-dependent methyltransferase, whose protein sequence is MTAPKVLQQALSQLLGDASLSAEALPGTDLRLWLIDADNMDRAFSPEETRRILEEPPYWCFCWASGLALARWLAEKPEWVAGKRVLDFGAGSGVAAIAAAKAGAAEVVACDLDPLALEACRANAELNGVALSYSADFFQEEDRFDLIIVADVLYDRANLPLLDHFLTRGRQALVADSRVRDFQHPLYTRLAVLDACTWPDLAEPAEFRNVSLYHAIR, encoded by the coding sequence ATGACCGCCCCGAAAGTACTGCAACAGGCACTGAGCCAGTTGCTCGGCGACGCCAGCCTCAGCGCGGAAGCCCTGCCCGGCACCGACCTCAGGCTCTGGCTGATCGACGCCGACAACATGGACCGTGCGTTCAGCCCGGAAGAGACCCGACGCATACTCGAAGAGCCGCCCTACTGGTGCTTCTGCTGGGCAAGCGGCCTGGCCCTGGCACGCTGGCTGGCCGAGAAACCCGAATGGGTCGCCGGCAAGCGCGTGCTGGACTTCGGTGCCGGATCGGGTGTCGCCGCCATCGCCGCGGCCAAGGCCGGTGCGGCTGAAGTGGTGGCCTGCGACCTCGACCCGCTGGCCCTGGAAGCCTGCCGCGCCAACGCCGAGCTGAACGGCGTGGCGCTGAGCTACTCGGCGGATTTCTTCCAGGAAGAGGATCGCTTCGACCTGATCATCGTCGCTGACGTGCTTTACGACCGCGCCAACCTGCCGCTGCTCGACCACTTCCTCACCCGCGGCCGCCAGGCCCTGGTGGCCGACTCGCGGGTCCGCGACTTCCAGCACCCGCTCTATACCCGCCTCGCCGTGCTGGATGCCTGCACCTGGCCGGATCTTGCCGAGCCAGCGGAATTCCGCAATGTGAGCCTGTATCACGCGATTCGCTGA
- the trxA gene encoding thioredoxin, translating into MSDISYIFDTTGADFDQAVIQNSFHKPVLVDFWADWCAPCKALMPLLAQIAESYQGELLLAKVNCDIEQDIVMRFGIRSLPTVVLFKDGQPVDGFAGAQPESAIRAMLEPHVQMPATPQGNLLDAAQAAFSEGRISEAENLLKQLLTEDNTNAAGLILYARCLAERGELGEAETVLNAVKSDEHKQAIAGARAQLTFLRQAADLPEVADLKSRLAQDAGDDEAVYQLAIQQLSRQQYEPALDSLLKLFVRNRGYDGGLPHKTLLQVFDLLGNDHPLVTTYRRKLYNAIY; encoded by the coding sequence ATGAGCGACATTTCCTACATCTTCGATACCACCGGCGCCGACTTCGACCAGGCGGTGATCCAGAATTCCTTCCACAAGCCTGTGCTGGTGGATTTCTGGGCCGACTGGTGCGCCCCCTGCAAGGCGCTGATGCCGCTGTTGGCGCAGATTGCCGAGTCCTACCAGGGCGAACTGCTGCTGGCCAAGGTCAACTGCGACATCGAGCAGGACATCGTGATGCGCTTCGGCATCCGCAGCCTGCCCACCGTGGTGCTGTTCAAGGACGGCCAGCCGGTGGACGGCTTCGCCGGTGCGCAGCCGGAATCGGCCATCCGCGCGATGCTCGAACCCCATGTGCAGATGCCGGCCACGCCCCAGGGCAACTTGCTGGACGCCGCCCAGGCCGCCTTCAGCGAAGGCCGCATCAGCGAAGCCGAAAACCTGCTCAAGCAACTGCTGACCGAAGACAACACCAACGCTGCCGGGCTGATCCTCTATGCCCGTTGCCTGGCCGAACGCGGTGAACTGGGCGAAGCGGAAACCGTGCTCAATGCGGTGAAGAGCGACGAACACAAGCAGGCGATCGCGGGTGCCCGCGCGCAGCTGACCTTCCTGCGCCAGGCTGCCGACCTGCCGGAAGTCGCCGACCTGAAATCGCGCCTGGCACAGGATGCCGGTGACGACGAAGCGGTCTACCAGCTGGCGATCCAGCAACTCTCCCGTCAGCAGTACGAGCCGGCGCTGGACAGCCTGCTCAAGCTCTTCGTGCGCAACCGTGGCTACGACGGCGGCCTGCCCCACAAGACCCTGCTGCAGGTGTTCGACCTGCTGGGCAACGACCACCCGCTGGTCACCACCTACCGCCGCAAGCTGTACAACGCCATCTACTGA
- a CDS encoding ABC transporter ATP-binding protein yields the protein MSQTLIELQGLGFAWPGHAELLDIPEFRLQRGESLFLKGPSGSGKTTLLGLLGGVQKPGRGSIHLLGQDLAKLSASARDHFRVDHTGYIFQQFNLLPFLSVRENVELPCRFSRLRAERARQRHGSADAAAATLLRHLGLREELLQRRADSLSIGQQQRVAAARALIGQPELVIADEPTSALDADAREAFLQLLFAECREAGSSLLFVSHDQSLAPLFDRSLSLAELNRAARIEED from the coding sequence ATGAGCCAGACACTGATCGAACTCCAGGGGCTGGGCTTTGCCTGGCCCGGTCACGCGGAACTGCTGGATATTCCCGAGTTCCGCCTGCAACGCGGCGAAAGTCTCTTCCTCAAAGGCCCCAGCGGCAGTGGCAAGACAACCCTGCTGGGTCTTCTCGGCGGCGTCCAGAAACCCGGCCGAGGCAGCATCCACCTGCTCGGCCAGGACCTGGCCAAGCTCTCGGCCAGCGCCCGTGACCATTTCCGTGTGGACCACACCGGCTACATCTTCCAGCAATTCAACCTGCTGCCATTCCTCTCGGTGCGGGAGAACGTCGAGCTGCCGTGCCGCTTCTCGCGCCTGCGTGCCGAACGCGCGCGCCAGCGCCACGGCAGCGCCGATGCGGCCGCCGCCACCCTGCTGCGCCACCTGGGCCTGAGGGAGGAACTGCTGCAACGCCGCGCGGATTCCCTGTCCATCGGCCAGCAACAACGGGTAGCCGCTGCCCGCGCGCTGATCGGCCAGCCGGAACTGGTGATCGCCGACGAACCGACCTCGGCGCTGGATGCAGACGCCCGCGAAGCGTTCCTGCAACTGCTGTTCGCCGAATGCCGTGAAGCCGGTTCCAGCCTGCTGTTCGTCAGCCACGACCAGAGCCTGGCGCCGTTGTTCGACCGCAGCCTGTCACTGGCGGAACTGAACCGCGCCGCACGCATCGAGGAGGATTGA